The genomic stretch GCATTGTAGAGTTGTGCAGGAAATGAATTAGGACCTTGTTCCTGTAAGCCGAATTGCGTACTTAACGCGGATGGCTTTGCCGACCAACCGATTGCTAAAGGAATTGAATCATTGCCTGAAAATTTTAACGACAACAGATTCGCATTGCTCTCAAAACCGCCGCCACCGCCGGCATTGGTCAGTTTTACAACAATAACATTTTTGCCTTCTTTTAATAATCCTTTGGCTAAAGCATAGCTTCTTGACGTGTACCAATTATCTGTCTCGCCAATCTTTTTTCCGTTTACATAAGTAACATCTTTATCATCAATCACACCAAGGTTTAATGTTGCACTTTGCGCAGCTTGTGAAGCTGTAAGTACTATCTCTTTTCTGTACCAAACCGTTCCTGTTGCATCGTGCCAAAGCGTTTGAGACCAGTCTTTCGGAGCAATGTCATTTTGCCAACCATCAATATTTGTTTGCGGATTAAACCATTGCTGCACATCGCCGACATCATTCTTCATAGCATTTTCATATTGTGTTTTTGCTTTCGCCTGTGCGCCCGCAATTCCGTCTGAATCATTCGGATTTATATTTTTGTATTCGGGCAATTTGCTCAGCGAATCCCAGCCAATCCATTCCTGAATTTGTGTGCCGCCCCAGTTGGAATTAATCAAGCCAATCGGAATCTTTAAATCTTCATTCAGCTTCCTTCCAAAGAAATAAGCAACCGCCGAAAACGGCGGAATGTTTTGCGGATTGCATTCCAACCAAGTTCCGCCTTTTAAATCGACTGCGGGCAAATAATTCATGCTTTTTTCTACCGTGAACAATCGTATTGTCGGATGATTGGCATTTGCTATTTCCTGTTCCGCATTGTTCACTTTTGTCCAACCCGAAATTGGGAATTCCATATTCGATTGTCCTCCGCAAATCCAAACATCGCCAAGCAAAATATTTTTATATTCAATGGTATTTTCCGTACAAGAAATTTTCATTTCTGATACATTATTATCGTAATGCATCGGCTTTAAAGTTACAGACCACTTGCCTTGATTATCCGCAACAGCTTTTCCGGTTTGCCCGTGAAAAGATACTTGTACATTTTCTCCTCTACTTGCCCAGCCCCAAATCTTCAAAGGCTTATCTCTTTGCAAAATCATATTATCACTAAAAATTTTCGGCATGGTTATTTGTGCCGAAATGCTTGCTGTTCCTGCGATACAAGCGAATAACACTAAACTTACTTTCTTATTCATGGTATATTATTTTATTTCTGAATTAAGCTACTTCCAATTAATTTTAAATATATACGATTCCGAAACAGATAATCCGTGAATGTTTACATCAGCTACTGCATAAAAATAAGCCGGCTTGCCTTTGATGAACAAAACGGCAGGCCGTTCAAACTTGCCTGTAACATCACGCACAAAAGTCCTTTTGTTATTCAATAAAGCATCTTTCTGTTGAGGCGTTCCCCAATAATCAAAAATATTTCCCATCGCTATTTGTGCATCAGCGAGCTTAAAACTCAATCCTGTCGCGGATTTCCATAAAATTAAATCTCCGTAAATACCTGTATTTCCGCCTAAATTATCTGCGGTTAATAAGTAATAATTTTTCTTGTATGCAAATGCCTGCGCATCTTCCAGATATGACACATTATCCGTGATAGGCTCATCGCACAAAACATAAGGACCTTCCAATTTATCCGAAACGGCATAGCCGTATTTTGCTTTCATTTGCTCAGGTGTGCCGCACTTATAATAGATATAATATTTCTTGCCAATTTTTAAAAACGCAGGATTATCCGCGCCGATAGCCGCGTTGTATGTCCAATGCGACGGGTCTTTTGACGGCTCAACCATAATGCCTTTGTTGTTGCCTGCAAATCTCCAAGGTCCGTTTATATTGTCTGCAATCATCATCCCGATACGTTGCCCTTTGCTTCCGATAGTCGGGTTCTGGCAGATATACAACAAAATATATTTGCCGTCAACATATTCCAATCTCGGATTGTGCGGACCAGCCATTACAGTCGTATCGGGCAACATAGCCGTTTTCATAATCGTACCGACATATTTAAAAGGACCTTCAGGCTTGTCGCTTACAAAATGTGCGATTTCCGCCTTCGGTCCCGTCCAGCCTTCCATGCCGTCTTTCTTTGGCCAGCGGCTTCCGAAAATATGAATCTTACCGTCTTTGGTTTGAAGCGGAGATATACACCAATTGTACCAATTTGAATCGCTTATTGCTGTGCCGATATATTGTGCGCTTAACGACATAACCGAATAAGGAATTTTATTCTTCGCAGTTTTGGATGATAATAATTCTTTGCGATTCTCTTGCGCTGATGAAACAAAGCCACGTGTAATCAATATTATCAATAATACTGTTTTTATAAACCCATTTTTCATTTTCATAAAACATCAATTAATTATTAAACACCGTATTCAAGGGTACATCACTATCTTTTATTCCCCACTTTTTATTCGGTTGAGCGCCCATCACAAGTTCTAATGTGCCGCCGTTTTCAATATCGTCTTTCGTGATATAAGTATGTGTATAATTTACACCATTCAACTTTGCAGACTGTATGTAAATATTTTTATCCGAAACATTTTTAGCAGTTACCGTAAATGTTTTTCCATTCGGCAAATTCATGGTTGCTTTTTGTAAAATGGGCGAACCGATAGCGAATACGCCGCTTGCAGGATTTACAGGATAAAAGCCCATTGCGCTGAATACATACCATGAAGCCATTTGCCCGCAGTCTTCATTGCCTGCATATCCCGAGAACGAATCGTTATACATTTCGTTCATAATCTTTGTAACATAATATTGTGTTTTCCACGGTGCGCCTGCATAATCATACAAGTAAGAAATATGATGGCTCGGTTCATTTCCGTGTGCGTACTGACCGATTAATCCCGACGCATTGCCGTTTCTTTGAACTGTACTATCCGTTAAAGTAAAAAGTGAATCTAATCTTTTTACAAACATATCTTTTCCGCCCATCAATGCAATCAGCGAAGGAACATTTTGCGGCACATACCAAAGATATTGCCACGCATTTCCTTCGGTATAAGGATTGCCGCCGTTTGCGCCGTAATGCAACGGATTAAAGGGTTCCAACCAATTGCCTTTATCATCTTTCGCACGGAAGAAACCTGTTTTTGCATCATACAAATTCTTATAAAATTCTGAGCGTGCAATGAAACGATTATAATCATCTGTCTTACCAAGATGCTTTGCCAACTGTGCTACACACCAATCGTCATAGCTCATTTCCAACGTAAGCGATACGGATTGCGATTGCAGATTTTCGGGCATGTAATGATACTTTTCCCAAACATCAAACGGCGAATTTGTATGACTGATTAAAGATGAATTCTTCACGGCTTCATACGCTTCATTTACATCAATGCCTTTGATATTATTCAACACGGCATTTACCACAATGGGAATCGCATGATTGCCTATCATGCAATAATTTTCCTGTCCCCACAATTCCCAAATCGGCAAGAAGCCAAACGCTTTATAATGCGCAATCATACTGTTCACAAATGCAGCAGTTTTTTGTGGCTGCAACAGCGTGTACAATGGACCTGCCGCGCGGTACATATCCCACAAAGAGAAGGTGGAATAATAACCCCGCGGCGAATTTGTTGTCGTAAAATCAGCGGACATATAATCGCCGTTGACATCGGACAATTTATTCGGCTGCGTGAATGCGTGATACATTGCCGTATAGAAAATCCTCTTCTGCAAATCCGTTCCGTCAATCTTTATTTTATCTAATTCATTTTCCCAAAGCAGATTTGCATGCGACACGGTTTTCTCGAAGTCCCAGGCAGGAATTTCTGCCTGTAAATTTTGTTTGGCATTCTCTATGCTTACGGGAGAAATACCAATTTTTACAAGTACTTCAGGATTTTTTTTATCAAAATCAAACACAGCTTTCACATCTGTTCCGTTGACGATAGATTGATTGTTATATACCGTATTTCCGCTCATCATTTTATTGGAAATAATCGGTTTGGAAAATTCTGCATAAAAATAAATTTTTCGCAAAGGCGCCCAACCTGTAATCAGCCTGTAACCTTCGATGGTGTGATTATCTAACATTCTTATTTGCGCACCGATGATTTTACAATCCCAGCTTCCTTTTTGAATAGAATGATTTAAGTCAATCAATATATGTTCATCTTTACCGGCATCAAAAGTATATTTATGAAAACCTGCATGTTCAGTAGCCGTAAGCTCTGCATCGATATTATCATCCAACAATTTTACCTGATAATATCCGGGCTTTGCAGATTCCTTTTCATGTGAAAATGAAGAGCGAATAGGAAAATTTCTTTCCGTTGAAAAAGGCATTACAGAAATATCAAACAATTCTGACACACCCGTTCCGCTTAAATGTGTATGACTGAATCCGTAAATAAATTTATCGTTATGGTCGTAGCCCGAAGCCGCAGACCAATCCGGCGCTTCCTTTGTGTCGGGGCTTAACTGTACCATACCGAAAGGCATGGTCGCTCCCGGAAAATTATTGCCCGATAAACTCGAACCGTTAACCGCTCCCGTTCCGATAAACGGATTGACATATTTCGTTAAATTGTCAGATTGTGCATGAAGAATTGTTATTCCGCTTAATGCACTAACTAATAAAAAAGATTTTATACGATGTATCATGATTATATTTTATACTGTTTATGAAGCAACTCTGTGATTCTCTGTATAAACTCTTCGAATCCCTGTGAATAGCTATTACACAAAGATTACGCGGAGATTCACGGAGATATTTTCCATTCTTATTTAATGACTTTTAGTCTGAACAATTTTGTTTCATGCGATGCAACTTCGCCTTTCCATTTATTTCCCTTTCCGATTACACGGTGCTCCCATAAATCCCGTATTTCGTAATTGCCAGAAAGACTTAAATCGCCAAACAGCACATTCATTTTCTGTTGCTTATCGCTCTTATTCAATATCGCAACTGCAATATCTCCGTTAGATAATGGCTTTACAAATATTGCCCAATCATCATTATTAACCAGACGCTTTCCCTGTTTTCCCAGTGCATCCTGATTAATAGCAATAGCTTCTTTGTTTGTCAAAATTTCTTTTGCGCGCGCATCCATCTTTCGCAAGTCATTACTTGCAATCAATGGCGAAGACAAAATACACCACAAACTCATCTGGCTTTGATATTCTGTATCGCTACAACCCGTGCCGCCCAAATCGGCAGCGGGACCTTTAACGCCGTTCAAACCGACCACTAACATATCAGGATCGTTCCAACGTCCGCGCCCAGCGTATTCATCAAGTCCGCCGTTAATATCCACAATATCCATGATGCCCATTCCTCCCTGACCTTTATCTTTCCATTTATCGCGGATATCGCCCGATATTCTCCAAATTGTTCCGCCTGCTTGTGCAGCCCACAACCAAGGTTGTCTTCCGCCCCATTCACAAATGCCAAGTACGATATTCCGACCGGATTCTGATAAAGCATCGGCAATTGCTTTATATCTTTCTTTTGCAGTTGCCATATCCGACGGTGCGTTGCAATAATCGTATTTAAGATAGTCGATTCCCCACGATGCAAAGGTCGCCGCATCCTGCTTCTCAAAATTCAGACTACCAGTGTAACCTGCGCAAGTCAACGGCGCAGCATCGGAATAAATACCAAGTTTCAAACCTTTCGCGTGAACATAATCTGCCAATGCTTTAATGCCTGAAGGAAATTTTTTCACATCGGGAATGATATTGTTTTTATTATCGCGGCCACCCTGCCAGCCGTCATCGATAAAAATATAATTGTAACCTGCATCCGCCATGCCCGATGAAACCAATGCGTCCGCCATTTCTTTGATAATGCCTTCGTTGATATTTTCCCCAAACCCATTCCACGTCATCCAGCCCATCGGAGGCGTTAATACATTTTTTATTCTCAAGAACGATGTGTCCAAAATCTGCGCGCTTACAATAGGATTTTTCATAACTAAAAATATCAACAACAGGAACAGCTTGGTACCTGTGATTTTTTGTTTCATAATTTGATTACAGTTTTATTAAAAAAATCGATGCTGTGGTGCGTTTCTTCACGCACAAGAATTTCTGTACGTGAAGAAACATACCGAGGCGAAAATTTATAACTTACATCACGGACGATTTCACAGTTTTCAGAACGCCATTCACTTTTACTTTTACTGAACTTGGCTTTTTTGAATAAATATGATAAGAGATGATTTGCCCGTCTTTCCATCTAAAATCCACGACATAATTACCACGCGCTTTCAAGCCTTTCACTTCGCCCTGCGCTCTCCATTCATCGGGAACGGCTGGCAACAAATTAATATAGCCCGCATGGCTTTGCAACAGCATTTCCGCAATGCCTGCGCATCCGCCAAAATTGGCATCTATCTGAAACGGTGGACCTGCGGAAAATAAATTCGGATAAATACCGCCGCCGGCGCCGTAATTAATCCCTGTCGATACAACCGGACGCATCAGGTTGATAAACAATTTATACGCACGATTACCATCGTACAACCTTGACCACATCAGCATTTTGTAAGCAATAGACCAACTCGGTCCGTCATCGCCGCGAACATCCAAACTCTTCTTTGCAGCTTCCGCTAAGTCGGGCGTGCTGTCGGGCGTAATTTCATTTGCAGGATACACGCCGTATAAATGCGATACATGGCGATGATGCACTTCCGATTCTTTGTAATTTTCCAACCATTCCATAATTCTGCCGTCAGGCGAAATTCTCCCCGCAGGCGGAATTTGCGTGAGTTGATACTCAAGCGTATCCCTCAAATCTTTATCAATGTTGAACACTTTCGTAGCCGTAATTACATTCTCATACAACTCACGGATAATTTGATTGTCAATCGTCGGTCCCATGCAAATACTCACATTGTTTCCGTCTGGCATTACAAAGCTGTTTTCAGGCGAAGAGGATGGCGAAGTAACTAACCATTTAGTTTTTGGGTCACGCACCAGCATGCTTTTATAAAACAAAGCGGAACCTTTAAGTATAGGATAAATTTCTCTTAAGTATGCTGTATCATTCGTAAAAGCATAATGCTGCCAAAGATTGTCGCAGAGCCAGCCCGAACCACATTTGGTAACGCCCCACGAAGCGCTTTCGCCCGGCTCGGTAAAATGCCACGGGTTTGTAATCACGTGCGCCACCCAGCCTTCTGCATTATAATATGCTTTCGCGGTTTTTTCGCCGTTGGGAACCATTTCTTTAACCAGTTCTGTCAAAGGTAAATCGAGTTCCGACAGATTAGAAACATCCGTTCCCCAATGGTTCATTTGCACATTCACGTCCAAATGATAATCGCCGTTCCAGGGTGTATGAATTTGGTTTGCCCATAAGCCTTGCAAATTCGGCGGCAGCAAGCCGACCCTTGTGCTGCTGATAGACAAGTATCTTCCGAACTGATAAAACAAAACAGCCAAGCCGTTATCTGCTTGCGGATTTTTCTGAAATGCCTGTAAACGCTCATTCGTAGGCAAATCGTCTTTACTATTGCCAAGGTTTACATACACCCTTTTATATAATTTTTGGAACGCAATAATATGTTGTTGCTTTTCTTTTTTATAAGACTGACGGACTGCATTTGCCAACAAATCATCTACATCTTTCCGGTACGAAGGATTTTTATAATCTGTTTTTTCAGAGATATAAATAATGAGTTCGCTTGCATTCTTTACAACCAGATTATTGCCTTCAATGTGTTGCGAACCACCATTTGTAACCGCTTTTACTTTAGCCAGGTATTTCATGCCCTTACCATCTGTTCCGTTGTCCAACTGACCCTGCATTTGCAACACATTATCACTTGCAGAAACTGTTGCTCTTTCGGGGCGGCTGATTCCGATTGAGCAGTTAATTTGATGCGGCTTGTCGGCTGTAATTCTGATGATATCTACATCAGAGCCGAAGGCTGTAAAATATTCTTTCTTGTAATGTACGCCGTTTACTTCGTAAATACTTGTTGCAATGGCGCTATCCAAAGACAATCTTCGCAGATAGTTTTTATACTCAACTTTTCCTTCGTTCGTTCCGTTATAGGAAAATTTCAAATCGAGATTTCCCAGCATTTGAAAACATCCCCATTGCCTGCCGCCCGAACCCGGACCGAGACAAATGAAATGTTCATTAACCAGTTTTTGCGCTTCTTCATTTTTACCTTCAAACAATAATTCACGGATTTTCGGCAAGTAATTATGTGCATCATAATTATTCGCATCTTGTTCCGAACCTGACCAAAGCGTAATATCGTTCAGCACAATATTTTCTTTTTCAACGCCGCCATCGGGTGTCATACCTAAACGTCCGTTGCCTAATGGCAGCGTGGCTTCCCACTGTTTTGCAGGTTGCGTGTACCAAAGTTGCAAAGGCTTGGTTTGAGCAAAACCAATTTGGGTAAAACCCAACATTGAAAACAATAATAAATTCTTTTTCATCTTCATAAAATAATCTTGGCTTTATAATTTTAATGAGTAAACCTGTAACCCAATTCTGCGCCGCCACTCACAGGCAAAACAGTTCCCGTAATAAATCTTGCTTTGTCCGAAAGCAGGAAAACACAAGCATCCGCAATAACATCGCCTTCGGGACAATAACCCAACGGATGAATTTTGTCCAAGTATTTTTCTATCTCGCTTGCGTTGCTTTGTTCTTTTGCCCAACTGCGCAACATCGGCGTCCACACACCTGCGGGTGCAACAGCATTCACGCGAATTTTATATTGCGCATAATCCAACGCCATTGACTTCGTAAGCGCATTTACCGCACCTTTTGTGGCAGAGTACACCGCGTGATTTTCCTGACCGATTTCGCCAACTAAACTGCTTGTATTCAAGATGCAGCCTTTCGATTTTTTCAAAGCATCTAATCCGTATTTCGTTGTATAAAATATTCCTTTCAGATTCACATCGAACAATCGTTGCCATTCATCATTACTTGTTTCGTGCAAAGGCTTTGAAGGATGCGCAATTCCTGCATTGTTGTGAATAACATCCAATTTTCCGAATACGCTCAAAGCCTGTGTTATTGCATGTTTCACTTCATCTTCATTCGATATATCGCACAATATTGCGAGGTGTTCTCTGCCCAATACTTCAATTGCATTATCAAGCGAAATTTTATCATTGGAAACGATGATTACTTTGGCTCCGGCTGCTGCATATTTTTTTGCGCACTCAAAACCAATGCCCATTGAGCCGCCTGTTAAAAAAATAATTTTATCTTCTAATAATTGCATAAAAAATCTTCTTACCTGAATTTCCAAAATAAAAAAATCATTACCAGCAAAAGCAACGCCGATAATGTTTTATAGTTTCCGATTCCGCTCCATCCCTTACTTCGCAAAGGCTCTAATGGATTTTTCCAATACAACGTTCCACTTTCTTTTGTATGAACGACAGGATATACATAAGAAAAAATGATTTGCATTACAACGCAAATGCAAAACAAATAAAACGCTATCATCATAAAAGGAATGTGTGCGACAGCCGTGTTTGAATAAATTTTATTAATTGCAAAGACAACGGCGCCCAACGCAGAACCCAGCCACAGCGTGAGTTTCGCAGATTGTGCCGATGCGCCTTTCCAAAAAATTCCTAATAAAAACACACAGGTAATCGGCGGCGCAATGTGTGCGATAATGTCGTTCAGCCCATTGAAAATACTTTCGTATTTATTCAGCAAAGGCAATAACAGCAATGATATGCAAAGAGAAATACCCGCAGATATTTTTCCTACGCGAACTAATTTTTTATCACTCGACTCTGGTTTGTAACGCTTGTAAATATCGTAGCTCAGCATTGTTGAAATTGAATTCAACGCACCAGAAATTTGGCTCATGAGTCCCGATAATAAAGCGGCAATCAAAATCCCGATTAAGCCGCTCGGCAAGAGTTGCGTAATCATCAATGTATAAATGCCTTTGCTTTGTACCATTATTTTTCCTGCCGCATCAGTTGTTTGCAAAGAGCTTATGTTTAACAATCCTGATTGAGCCAATGTATAAGCCAACAAGCCCGGCAACACAAAAATAAACACAGGCAATATTTTGATAAATCCGCAAAACAAAGGACCCACCCGCGCATTGTTTTCATCTTTAGCGCCAAGCACTCGTTGTACAATAGTTTGGTCGGCGCACCAATACCAGATTCCCAAAACAGGATAGCCGAGAAACACCGCGTACCAAGGCATTCCGTCTTTATCTCCGTGCGGTCGCAGCATGGATAGTTTATTCATATTGCCTGTGTGATGCAACACATTTACCATCGGTTGCCATCCGCCCATTTTTTGAAATGCAGCAATGGTAATAACAATCGCTCCGGTAATCAGCACAACGGTTTGTACAGACTCGGTAACAACAACAGCTTTCAATCCGCCGATGATTGTGTAAACAGCAGTAATCAATGTGATGACAATCACGCTTGTGTACATATTAATACCGAACAATGTTTTTAAAACAATGCCGCCCGCCAACATAGAAAATGCGATATGAATAACAATTGCGGATATAATAGATATAATTACGAGCCAATCCCTGCATTCTCTGTTATATCTTTTTTCCAGAAAATCGGGCAGCGTTGCAACACCGGATTTTATATAGAACGGTGCGAAAAACAAAGCCAGTAAAATGAGCGTGAACGCCGCCATCCACTCAAAATT from Arachidicoccus sp. BS20 encodes the following:
- a CDS encoding sialate O-acetylesterase, giving the protein MNKKVSLVLFACIAGTASISAQITMPKIFSDNMILQRDKPLKIWGWASRGENVQVSFHGQTGKAVADNQGKWSVTLKPMHYDNNVSEMKISCTENTIEYKNILLGDVWICGGQSNMEFPISGWTKVNNAEQEIANANHPTIRLFTVEKSMNYLPAVDLKGGTWLECNPQNIPPFSAVAYFFGRKLNEDLKIPIGLINSNWGGTQIQEWIGWDSLSKLPEYKNINPNDSDGIAGAQAKAKTQYENAMKNDVGDVQQWFNPQTNIDGWQNDIAPKDWSQTLWHDATGTVWYRKEIVLTASQAAQSATLNLGVIDDKDVTYVNGKKIGETDNWYTSRSYALAKGLLKEGKNVIVVKLTNAGGGGGFESNANLLSLKFSGNDSIPLAIGWSAKPSALSTQFGLQEQGPNSFPAQLYNAMIAPFDELPIKGVIWYQGEQNTNTFEAAEEYRKLFPMLIRDWRAKRNYEFPFLWVQLTRFNPGSSDTLHSNWALVREGQHKALALPKTGEAVIIDLGASHNVHPTDKQDVGYRLALAGLKVAYGKNIIYSGPVFQSMKKEGNKLVLSFSNIGTGLLAKGSADGTLKGFVIAGNDKKFAPANAIIKGNTVIVFSDEIKNPVAVRYGWADDPQGINLYNKESLPASPFRTDNWND
- a CDS encoding glycoside hydrolase family protein produces the protein MKMKNGFIKTVLLIILITRGFVSSAQENRKELLSSKTAKNKIPYSVMSLSAQYIGTAISDSNWYNWCISPLQTKDGKIHIFGSRWPKKDGMEGWTGPKAEIAHFVSDKPEGPFKYVGTIMKTAMLPDTTVMAGPHNPRLEYVDGKYILLYICQNPTIGSKGQRIGMMIADNINGPWRFAGNNKGIMVEPSKDPSHWTYNAAIGADNPAFLKIGKKYYIYYKCGTPEQMKAKYGYAVSDKLEGPYVLCDEPITDNVSYLEDAQAFAYKKNYYLLTADNLGGNTGIYGDLILWKSATGLSFKLADAQIAMGNIFDYWGTPQQKDALLNNKRTFVRDVTGKFERPAVLFIKGKPAYFYAVADVNIHGLSVSESYIFKINWK
- a CDS encoding GH92 family glycosyl hydrolase — encoded protein: MIHRIKSFLLVSALSGITILHAQSDNLTKYVNPFIGTGAVNGSSLSGNNFPGATMPFGMVQLSPDTKEAPDWSAASGYDHNDKFIYGFSHTHLSGTGVSELFDISVMPFSTERNFPIRSSFSHEKESAKPGYYQVKLLDDNIDAELTATEHAGFHKYTFDAGKDEHILIDLNHSIQKGSWDCKIIGAQIRMLDNHTIEGYRLITGWAPLRKIYFYAEFSKPIISNKMMSGNTVYNNQSIVNGTDVKAVFDFDKKNPEVLVKIGISPVSIENAKQNLQAEIPAWDFEKTVSHANLLWENELDKIKIDGTDLQKRIFYTAMYHAFTQPNKLSDVNGDYMSADFTTTNSPRGYYSTFSLWDMYRAAGPLYTLLQPQKTAAFVNSMIAHYKAFGFLPIWELWGQENYCMIGNHAIPIVVNAVLNNIKGIDVNEAYEAVKNSSLISHTNSPFDVWEKYHYMPENLQSQSVSLTLEMSYDDWCVAQLAKHLGKTDDYNRFIARSEFYKNLYDAKTGFFRAKDDKGNWLEPFNPLHYGANGGNPYTEGNAWQYLWYVPQNVPSLIALMGGKDMFVKRLDSLFTLTDSTVQRNGNASGLIGQYAHGNEPSHHISYLYDYAGAPWKTQYYVTKIMNEMYNDSFSGYAGNEDCGQMASWYVFSAMGFYPVNPASGVFAIGSPILQKATMNLPNGKTFTVTAKNVSDKNIYIQSAKLNGVNYTHTYITKDDIENGGTLELVMGAQPNKKWGIKDSDVPLNTVFNN
- a CDS encoding glycoside hydrolase family 27 protein, giving the protein MKQKITGTKLFLLLIFLVMKNPIVSAQILDTSFLRIKNVLTPPMGWMTWNGFGENINEGIIKEMADALVSSGMADAGYNYIFIDDGWQGGRDNKNNIIPDVKKFPSGIKALADYVHAKGLKLGIYSDAAPLTCAGYTGSLNFEKQDAATFASWGIDYLKYDYCNAPSDMATAKERYKAIADALSESGRNIVLGICEWGGRQPWLWAAQAGGTIWRISGDIRDKWKDKGQGGMGIMDIVDINGGLDEYAGRGRWNDPDMLVVGLNGVKGPAADLGGTGCSDTEYQSQMSLWCILSSPLIASNDLRKMDARAKEILTNKEAIAINQDALGKQGKRLVNNDDWAIFVKPLSNGDIAVAILNKSDKQQKMNVLFGDLSLSGNYEIRDLWEHRVIGKGNKWKGEVASHETKLFRLKVIK
- a CDS encoding glycoside hydrolase family 95 protein is translated as MKKNLLLFSMLGFTQIGFAQTKPLQLWYTQPAKQWEATLPLGNGRLGMTPDGGVEKENIVLNDITLWSGSEQDANNYDAHNYLPKIRELLFEGKNEEAQKLVNEHFICLGPGSGGRQWGCFQMLGNLDLKFSYNGTNEGKVEYKNYLRRLSLDSAIATSIYEVNGVHYKKEYFTAFGSDVDIIRITADKPHQINCSIGISRPERATVSASDNVLQMQGQLDNGTDGKGMKYLAKVKAVTNGGSQHIEGNNLVVKNASELIIYISEKTDYKNPSYRKDVDDLLANAVRQSYKKEKQQHIIAFQKLYKRVYVNLGNSKDDLPTNERLQAFQKNPQADNGLAVLFYQFGRYLSISSTRVGLLPPNLQGLWANQIHTPWNGDYHLDVNVQMNHWGTDVSNLSELDLPLTELVKEMVPNGEKTAKAYYNAEGWVAHVITNPWHFTEPGESASWGVTKCGSGWLCDNLWQHYAFTNDTAYLREIYPILKGSALFYKSMLVRDPKTKWLVTSPSSSPENSFVMPDGNNVSICMGPTIDNQIIRELYENVITATKVFNIDKDLRDTLEYQLTQIPPAGRISPDGRIMEWLENYKESEVHHRHVSHLYGVYPANEITPDSTPDLAEAAKKSLDVRGDDGPSWSIAYKMLMWSRLYDGNRAYKLFINLMRPVVSTGINYGAGGGIYPNLFSAGPPFQIDANFGGCAGIAEMLLQSHAGYINLLPAVPDEWRAQGEVKGLKARGNYVVDFRWKDGQIISYHIYSKKPSSVKVKVNGVLKTVKSSVM
- a CDS encoding SDR family NAD(P)-dependent oxidoreductase; protein product: MQLLEDKIIFLTGGSMGIGFECAKKYAAAGAKVIIVSNDKISLDNAIEVLGREHLAILCDISNEDEVKHAITQALSVFGKLDVIHNNAGIAHPSKPLHETSNDEWQRLFDVNLKGIFYTTKYGLDALKKSKGCILNTSSLVGEIGQENHAVYSATKGAVNALTKSMALDYAQYKIRVNAVAPAGVWTPMLRSWAKEQSNASEIEKYLDKIHPLGYCPEGDVIADACVFLLSDKARFITGTVLPVSGGAELGYRFTH
- a CDS encoding sodium:solute symporter, whose product is MIKTIDIIISVAYILGILALGLWAGISHRKKNKGNAANEYFLAGKSLKWGSIGLALFATNISTVHLVSLAQSGFDTGLLNGNFEWMAAFTLILLALFFAPFYIKSGVATLPDFLEKRYNRECRDWLVIISIISAIVIHIAFSMLAGGIVLKTLFGINMYTSVIVITLITAVYTIIGGLKAVVVTESVQTVVLITGAIVITIAAFQKMGGWQPMVNVLHHTGNMNKLSMLRPHGDKDGMPWYAVFLGYPVLGIWYWCADQTIVQRVLGAKDENNARVGPLFCGFIKILPVFIFVLPGLLAYTLAQSGLLNISSLQTTDAAGKIMVQSKGIYTLMITQLLPSGLIGILIAALLSGLMSQISGALNSISTMLSYDIYKRYKPESSDKKLVRVGKISAGISLCISLLLLPLLNKYESIFNGLNDIIAHIAPPITCVFLLGIFWKGASAQSAKLTLWLGSALGAVVFAINKIYSNTAVAHIPFMMIAFYLFCICVVMQIIFSYVYPVVHTKESGTLYWKNPLEPLRSKGWSGIGNYKTLSALLLLVMIFLFWKFR